A window of Clostridium sp. 'White wine YQ' contains these coding sequences:
- the asnB gene encoding asparagine synthase B, with product MCTIMCYTGTDMKHEKFAEALQRTELRGPDMTEILTLPSGILGFQRLAIMDLSFSGMQPFTRKRDASICNGEIYGFRKLKEELISKGHKFISDSDCEILLPMYLEYGLDMFAKLDAEYAAVIYDGEKDTFIAARDPIGIRPLFYGYSESGKIMFASEAKNLVGLTDKIMPFPPGHYYADGKFTCYSDIAKVEGNYCTDDLEVICKGIHDRLVAAVEKRMDADASVGFLLSGGLDSSLVCSIAQKMYPEKPIKTFAIGMAEDAIDLKYAKEVADYIGSDHTVVYMTKEEVLESLDEVIKILGTFDITTIRASMGMYLICKKIHEISDVRVLLTGEISDELFGYKYTDFAPSAAEFQKESQKRIRELFMYDVLRADRCIASNSLEARVPFGDLDFVKYVMAIDPEKKLNTYNMGKYLLRHAFEGDYLPNNILYREKAAFSDAVGHSMVDYLKEYAEAQYSDRDFERKCEEYKYHAAPFTKESLLYREIFEKYYPGQAEMIVDYWMPNKEWEGCNVNDPSARVLSNYGDSGK from the coding sequence ATGTGTACAATTATGTGTTATACAGGAACAGACATGAAACATGAAAAATTTGCTGAGGCTTTACAAAGAACTGAACTTAGAGGACCAGATATGACAGAAATACTTACTCTACCTTCTGGTATTTTAGGATTTCAAAGACTTGCTATAATGGATTTAAGTTTTAGTGGAATGCAGCCATTCACAAGAAAAAGAGATGCATCTATCTGTAATGGAGAAATTTATGGATTTCGTAAATTAAAAGAAGAACTTATATCAAAGGGACACAAGTTTATTTCTGACAGTGATTGTGAAATATTACTTCCAATGTACCTAGAATATGGATTAGATATGTTTGCAAAACTAGATGCAGAATATGCAGCCGTTATCTATGATGGGGAAAAAGATACTTTCATTGCAGCAAGAGATCCAATTGGAATTCGTCCTCTATTCTATGGCTATTCTGAATCAGGTAAAATCATGTTTGCCAGCGAAGCGAAAAATTTAGTTGGTCTTACAGATAAAATTATGCCATTCCCACCAGGACACTATTATGCGGATGGTAAATTTACTTGCTACTCTGATATAGCAAAAGTAGAAGGCAATTACTGCACTGATGATTTAGAAGTTATTTGCAAAGGGATCCATGACAGATTGGTAGCTGCTGTAGAAAAACGTATGGATGCTGATGCTTCTGTTGGTTTCTTGTTAAGTGGTGGACTAGATAGTTCATTAGTTTGTTCAATTGCTCAAAAAATGTACCCTGAAAAACCAATTAAAACTTTTGCTATAGGTATGGCAGAAGATGCAATTGACTTAAAATATGCAAAAGAAGTTGCTGATTATATTGGCAGTGATCATACTGTTGTTTATATGACAAAAGAAGAAGTTCTTGAATCACTTGATGAGGTTATTAAAATTCTAGGAACCTTTGATATTACAACAATAAGAGCTAGTATGGGAATGTATTTAATTTGTAAGAAAATACATGAAATTTCCGATGTTAGAGTACTTCTAACTGGTGAAATTTCTGATGAATTATTTGGATATAAATATACAGATTTTGCTCCAAGCGCAGCAGAATTCCAAAAGGAATCACAAAAGAGAATTAGAGAACTATTTATGTATGATGTACTTCGTGCAGATCGTTGTATAGCTTCAAACTCTTTAGAGGCAAGAGTACCATTTGGTGATTTAGATTTTGTAAAATATGTTATGGCTATAGATCCAGAAAAGAAATTAAACACATACAACATGGGAAAATATCTTTTAAGACATGCTTTTGAAGGTGACTATCTTCCAAACAATATTTTATATCGTGAAAAAGCTGCATTTAGTGATGCTGTAGGACACTCTATGGTAGACTATTTAAAAGAATACGCTGAAGCACAATATAGTGATAGAGATTTTGAAAGAAAATGTGAAGAGTATAAATATCATGCTGCTCCATTTACAAAAGAATCCTTACTATATAGAGAAATCTTTGAAAAATACTATCCAGGACAAGCAGAAATGATAGTTGATTACTGGATGCCAAACAAAGAATGGGAAGGCTGTAACGTTAACGATCCTAGTGCTAGAGTATTATCAAACTATGGTGATAGCGGAAAATAA
- a CDS encoding SDR family oxidoreductase yields the protein MNYISQFDISKELIGKRVLVTGGTKGIGRAIVDRLLNAGATVITTARTIPEDLPSTVGFIQADVSTQEGTEKIIKETLERFKGLDILINNVGGSSSSTDGVLSLSDEDWLQTFNQNLFSSVRLDRGFLPSMIKEQNGVIIHISSIQRRLPGKMTMAYSAAKAALTNYSKNLATQLGSEGVRINTVAPGFTETKAAERLIERMAQGSKSDYTSARQELMDSLGGIPLGRPAKPEEVAELVAFLVSDRASYITGCEHIIDGGIIRTI from the coding sequence ATGAATTATATTTCACAATTTGATATTAGTAAAGAACTTATTGGGAAACGTGTACTTGTAACAGGAGGAACTAAAGGCATAGGAAGAGCTATTGTTGATCGCTTACTAAATGCAGGTGCAACTGTAATCACCACTGCTAGAACTATTCCTGAAGATCTACCTAGCACTGTAGGATTTATTCAAGCAGATGTAAGCACGCAAGAAGGCACTGAAAAAATCATTAAGGAAACTTTAGAACGATTTAAAGGGCTAGATATTTTAATAAACAACGTAGGCGGATCTTCCTCTTCAACTGATGGTGTTCTATCATTAAGCGATGAAGATTGGCTTCAAACCTTTAACCAAAATCTATTTTCCTCAGTACGCTTAGATCGTGGATTTTTACCCTCTATGATTAAGGAACAAAACGGAGTTATAATTCATATCTCATCCATTCAGCGTAGACTTCCAGGTAAGATGACTATGGCGTATTCAGCTGCTAAGGCTGCATTAACCAACTACAGTAAAAACTTAGCTACACAGTTAGGTTCCGAAGGGGTGCGCATAAATACAGTTGCTCCTGGCTTTACAGAAACAAAAGCTGCCGAACGCCTTATCGAAAGAATGGCTCAAGGTTCTAAAAGTGATTATACTAGTGCCCGACAGGAATTAATGGATTCTCTTGGAGGTATACCACTTGGGCGCCCAGCAAAACCTGAAGAAGTGGCTGAACTTGTAGCCTTCTTAGTGTCAGATAGAGCTTCATATATTACTGGCTGTGAACATATTATCGATGGCGGAATAATTAGAACCATTTAA
- a CDS encoding acetyl-CoA hydrolase/transferase family protein, with product MNWKEIYESKLVTAEGAVAKIKSNDRVVLGHAVAEPMELVHALVSNKEKYENVELIQMLTLGKGEYLKSEMKPHFKLNSLFVGPCTRNAVKEGEADFTPCFFQNIPKLFRNKYLPVDVALIKVSTPDANGFCSFGVSNDYTKPAAESAALVIAEVNDKMPRSLGDSFIHVSDIDYIIETSYPLPELQLPIIGEVEKAIGRNCASLIDDGSTLQLGIGAIPDAVLLFLKDKKDLGIHSEMISDGVVELVEAGVITNKRKTLHKDKVVITFAMGTKRLYDFLDNNPMVEMYSVDYVNNPTVISQNYKMVCINSALQVDFLGQVVADTIGLKQFSAVGGQVDFVRGADMAKDGKSIIAMPSTASNGKISRIVPILAEGSAVTTSRNDVEYIVTEYGIANLRGKTLKERGQALINIAHPDFRQSLMEEWEKRFNVRKA from the coding sequence ATGAATTGGAAAGAAATATATGAGAGTAAACTGGTAACTGCTGAGGGAGCAGTAGCTAAGATAAAATCTAATGATAGAGTTGTTTTAGGACATGCTGTAGCTGAACCTATGGAATTAGTACATGCTTTAGTATCCAATAAAGAAAAGTATGAGAATGTTGAGCTTATTCAAATGCTTACATTAGGAAAAGGTGAGTATCTTAAGTCTGAAATGAAACCTCACTTCAAACTTAATTCATTATTTGTAGGACCTTGTACAAGAAATGCCGTAAAAGAAGGAGAAGCAGATTTTACACCTTGTTTTTTCCAGAACATACCTAAACTTTTTAGAAATAAATATTTACCTGTTGATGTAGCTCTTATCAAAGTAAGTACCCCTGATGCAAACGGTTTTTGCAGCTTTGGTGTATCAAATGATTATACAAAACCAGCAGCCGAATCCGCAGCATTAGTTATTGCAGAAGTTAATGATAAAATGCCAAGATCCTTAGGTGATTCCTTTATTCATGTATCAGATATAGATTATATTATTGAAACATCCTACCCTCTTCCAGAATTACAGTTACCAATAATAGGAGAGGTAGAAAAAGCTATTGGTAGGAATTGTGCTTCTTTAATAGATGATGGCTCTACCCTACAGCTAGGAATAGGTGCAATACCTGATGCCGTACTGCTGTTTTTAAAAGATAAAAAAGATTTAGGTATCCATTCAGAAATGATTTCGGATGGAGTTGTTGAACTTGTAGAAGCTGGAGTAATTACAAACAAAAGAAAAACCTTGCATAAGGATAAAGTAGTAATTACTTTTGCCATGGGTACTAAGCGATTATATGACTTCCTAGATAATAATCCAATGGTTGAAATGTATTCAGTTGACTATGTAAATAATCCAACAGTTATTTCACAAAATTATAAGATGGTATGTATTAATTCAGCTTTGCAGGTAGATTTTCTCGGACAAGTTGTAGCAGATACAATAGGCTTAAAGCAGTTTAGTGCTGTTGGGGGTCAAGTTGACTTCGTAAGAGGCGCTGATATGGCTAAGGATGGCAAATCTATTATAGCAATGCCCTCTACTGCATCTAATGGAAAGATCTCAAGAATAGTACCAATTTTAGCTGAAGGTTCTGCAGTCACTACTTCAAGAAATGATGTAGAATATATTGTAACAGAATATGGTATAGCAAACCTTAGAGGTAAAACATTAAAAGAACGAGGTCAGGCACTTATTAATATAGCACATCCAGACTTTAGACAATCATTAATGGAGGAATGGGAAAAAAGATTTAATGTTCGCAAGGCTTAG
- a CDS encoding Dabb family protein: MIINNLLLKLKNRDEDTISRTQEVLMSMKGKIEVLLDIQAEVNIRPGQSNYDLILITKFASLEDLDAYLSHPTHLEVAKFIESVLDTQASVCYSV, from the coding sequence ATGATTATTAATAATTTATTATTAAAATTAAAGAATAGGGATGAGGATACCATTAGTAGAACTCAAGAAGTACTTATGAGTATGAAAGGTAAAATAGAAGTTCTGTTAGATATACAAGCAGAAGTAAATATCCGTCCCGGGCAAAGTAACTATGATTTAATTCTTATTACTAAATTTGCATCTTTAGAAGACCTAGATGCATATCTATCTCACCCTACTCATCTTGAGGTGGCTAAATTTATTGAAAGTGTTTTGGATACTCAAGCATCTGTATGTTATAGTGTTTAA
- a CDS encoding tRNA dihydrouridine synthase: MKYYLAPMEGITGYIYRNAYVKFFNNIDKYFAPFIVPNQSRSLKTKELRDILPENNNGINIVPQILTNDSEGFISTSRKLQQLGYSEINLNLGCPSGTVVSKNRGSGFLAHRERLDVFLDEIFKMDDIKISIKTRIGKDSPEEFSELLRIYNKYPLEELIIHPRIQKDFYGNKPNLEVFKDALALSKNPICYNGDIFTSEDHNELVQAFPEVNKVMLGRGILANPGLMNIIRNKASLDKKVLKEFHDEVFNKYIELFNEEKNAIFRMKELWGYMIYIFSDNKKYAKKIKKAQKLSDYNAAISSLFTEQEIIEGAGLFYNK; the protein is encoded by the coding sequence ATGAAATATTACTTAGCACCAATGGAAGGAATTACTGGATACATATATAGAAATGCTTATGTGAAGTTTTTTAATAATATTGATAAATATTTTGCACCTTTTATAGTACCTAATCAGAGCAGGAGTTTAAAAACTAAGGAATTAAGAGACATTTTGCCTGAGAATAATAATGGAATAAATATAGTGCCGCAAATTTTAACAAATGATTCAGAAGGGTTTATTTCTACGTCTAGAAAGCTACAGCAATTAGGTTATAGTGAGATAAATTTAAATCTAGGATGTCCATCTGGAACAGTAGTTTCAAAAAACAGAGGGTCAGGATTTTTAGCTCATAGAGAAAGATTAGATGTGTTTTTAGATGAAATATTTAAAATGGATGATATAAAGATTTCTATAAAAACTAGAATAGGGAAGGATAGTCCAGAAGAATTTTCAGAATTATTAAGGATTTATAACAAATATCCTTTAGAAGAATTAATTATTCATCCAAGAATACAGAAAGACTTTTATGGTAATAAACCTAATTTAGAAGTATTTAAAGATGCACTAGCTTTAAGCAAGAATCCCATATGCTATAACGGAGATATTTTTACATCCGAAGATCATAATGAATTGGTACAAGCCTTTCCAGAAGTGAATAAAGTAATGCTAGGAAGAGGGATACTTGCCAATCCAGGGCTTATGAATATAATCAGAAATAAAGCAAGTCTAGATAAAAAAGTATTAAAGGAATTTCATGATGAAGTATTTAATAAATACATAGAATTATTTAATGAAGAGAAAAATGCTATATTTAGAATGAAAGAATTATGGGGATATATGATTTACATATTTTCTGATAATAAAAAATATGCTAAAAAAATAAAGAAAGCACAAAAGCTGAGTGATTATAATGCTGCAATTTCAAGTTTGTTTACGGAGCAGGAGATTATTGAAGGAGCAGGTTTATTTTATAATAAGTAA
- a CDS encoding exonuclease domain-containing protein — protein MDFIAIDFETANEKRSSACSIGIAVVKNGQVVERIHHLIKPVEMRFMPINIGIHGIRPSMVKNEPEFDVVWGKIEHYFHGNLVIAHNASFDISVLRKCAELYNIELPSFEYICTMKLARNFYKGIENAKLNTVNNFLGYEFKHHDALYDALACSNILLNISEELECTDINEISRLIGVSIGKVEGDIYKPSSTKGRVAKTSNRIYYPKKDNVVDRLQLDSYKNEVVVFTGKLSSMSREEAMRLVRKLGGSTGSSVTKKTTVLVTNIKDIKDMNREEMSNKLKKAIDLNAKGHSIKFLSEEEFLGIDKIF, from the coding sequence ATGGATTTTATAGCGATAGATTTTGAAACAGCAAATGAAAAAAGAAGTAGTGCATGCTCTATTGGTATTGCAGTAGTAAAAAATGGACAAGTAGTGGAAAGAATACATCACTTAATAAAACCAGTGGAAATGAGGTTTATGCCAATTAATATCGGAATTCATGGAATAAGACCAAGCATGGTTAAAAATGAACCGGAATTTGATGTAGTATGGGGAAAAATAGAACATTATTTTCATGGAAATTTAGTTATAGCACATAATGCATCTTTTGATATATCAGTTTTAAGAAAGTGTGCAGAACTGTATAATATAGAGCTTCCTAGTTTTGAATATATTTGTACAATGAAGCTTGCTAGAAACTTTTATAAAGGGATAGAAAATGCAAAGCTCAATACTGTAAATAACTTTTTAGGATATGAATTTAAGCACCATGATGCACTATATGATGCACTTGCGTGTAGTAATATACTACTTAATATATCAGAGGAATTAGAATGTACAGATATTAATGAAATATCTAGACTAATAGGAGTATCAATTGGAAAAGTAGAAGGGGATATATATAAGCCATCTTCAACTAAAGGAAGGGTAGCGAAAACCTCTAATAGAATCTATTATCCTAAAAAAGATAATGTAGTGGATAGATTACAATTAGACTCATATAAAAATGAAGTAGTAGTGTTTACTGGAAAACTATCGTCTATGTCTAGAGAAGAAGCCATGAGATTGGTTAGAAAATTAGGAGGGAGTACCGGAAGTTCAGTTACTAAAAAGACAACAGTTTTAGTAACAAATATTAAGGATATAAAAGATATGAATAGAGAAGAAATGAGCAATAAGCTTAAAAAAGCGATAGATTTAAATGCAAAAGGGCATAGCATAAAGTTTTTAAGTGAAGAGGAGTTTTTAGGAATCGATAAAATATTTTAA